One window from the genome of Pyrobaculum ferrireducens encodes:
- a CDS encoding MFS transporter, which yields MIYTIGTEMVVGILPLYAATIIGMGPLTLGFMFSAANIATLVGYLLGGFASDLIGRGKVIALSLLLNVLILFSLSMAKDPYAFLALWALASMIFLMHEAPETSYVAKKSPEDLRGSAMGLLGTSTGLVSWISPGISTVLWTSLGPAVIFYVMIIVSAFGLLLIIKSVWSYK from the coding sequence ATGATTTACACTATAGGTACTGAAATGGTAGTGGGCATACTGCCGCTTTATGCCGCTACGATAATCGGCATGGGTCCTCTAACCCTGGGTTTTATGTTCTCAGCGGCGAATATCGCAACCCTCGTCGGGTATTTGCTTGGGGGTTTTGCGTCTGATCTAATCGGCAGAGGTAAAGTGATTGCGTTATCCCTCCTCCTAAACGTCCTGATTTTATTCTCGCTATCAATGGCAAAAGACCCGTATGCATTCCTGGCGCTGTGGGCTTTGGCGAGTATGATATTCTTAATGCATGAGGCTCCCGAAACTTCATATGTGGCAAAGAAATCGCCGGAGGATCTTAGAGGTTCTGCGATGGGTTTGTTGGGGACATCTACAGGGCTGGTCTCGTGGATAAGCCCTGGTATAAGTACTGTTTTGTGGACATCCCTGGGACCCGCAGTCATCTTCTATGTAATGATTATAGTATCGGCATTTGGGTTGTTGTTAATTATTAAAAGCGTTTGGAGTTATAAATAA
- a CDS encoding PaREP1 family protein, protein MDLEKYRRDRLKEAIYEAELAEEFLKNGLLRNAAGKAFQAVKAYLAAVAAAQRDKVVAAFPGRRRLGPNKIVERGEWIIATMPTSRMRKVAALVGDRELRLIVELALNLHEFQYNGLDRDAEASRYANEDMVKRDVEEVVSHIKRAASSPQS, encoded by the coding sequence GTGGATTTAGAGAAGTACCGGCGAGATCGCCTAAAGGAGGCTATATACGAGGCAGAGCTCGCAGAGGAGTTCCTAAAAAACGGCCTCCTTCGAAACGCCGCCGGCAAGGCATTTCAAGCAGTCAAGGCCTACCTGGCGGCAGTGGCCGCGGCGCAGAGAGATAAGGTAGTAGCCGCCTTCCCAGGCAGGCGCAGGCTCGGACCCAACAAAATCGTGGAGAGGGGAGAGTGGATAATTGCCACAATGCCCACATCTAGAATGCGGAAAGTGGCGGCTCTAGTCGGCGACAGAGAGCTACGGCTAATAGTCGAGCTCGCCCTGAACCTACACGAGTTCCAATACAACGGCCTAGACAGAGACGCCGAGGCGTCCAGATACGCCAACGAGGATATGGTAAAGAGAGACGTAGAGGAGGTAGTGTCCCATATCAAAAGAGCGGCATCCAGCCCACAGTCTTAA
- a CDS encoding zinc ribbon domain-containing protein, with translation MVAARVDLKASADVVARWNGEWMSPPISIKVFRTDFGRLARRYDAIRRRWAEELSVEINGKRLSGTHTREYRKRVKKLRERDRKRDRVNKIAHELTKEPAFLVTENVGKKPQEGMIEDKGSPQLRHRIKQTPIKTVVEKTRDKAAERGLRFVVVSSYRNSKTCPVHGAELSFPLGPKIGLCPHNHWVHRDVASVLNMLRRAVEKLEPVCAEAVKRALSAVDEKTLEEWSQYVLEAEGYVQWPDVLARASPMTPARLGGGRGHL, from the coding sequence GTGGTCGCGGCTAGAGTAGATTTGAAGGCCTCGGCCGATGTGGTGGCTAGGTGGAACGGAGAGTGGATGTCTCCGCCCATCTCGATTAAGGTGTTCCGTACCGACTTCGGCAGGCTGGCCAGGCGCTACGACGCGATCAGAAGGAGGTGGGCCGAGGAGCTCTCCGTGGAGATAAACGGAAAGAGGCTTTCCGGCACCCACACGAGGGAGTACAGAAAGCGCGTCAAGAAGCTGAGGGAGAGGGACAGGAAGCGGGATAGAGTGAACAAGATCGCCCACGAACTGACTAAGGAGCCGGCATTTCTAGTGACTGAGAATGTCGGTAAAAAGCCGCAGGAGGGGATGATTGAGGACAAGGGGAGCCCCCAGTTAAGGCACCGGATAAAGCAGACGCCTATCAAAACTGTGGTGGAGAAGACGAGGGATAAAGCCGCGGAGCGCGGCTTGAGGTTTGTGGTGGTGTCTTCGTACAGGAACTCCAAAACATGTCCCGTACACGGCGCAGAGCTTTCCTTTCCCCTCGGCCCCAAGATAGGCCTCTGCCCGCACAACCACTGGGTGCACCGGGATGTGGCCTCGGTGTTGAACATGCTGAGGAGGGCTGTGGAGAAGCTGGAGCCCGTGTGCGCAGAGGCGGTCAAAAGGGCGCTGTCAGCTGTAGACGAAAAGACGCTGGAGGAGTGGTCTCAGTACGTACTGGAGGCTGAGGGATACGTCCAATGGCCCGACGTGCTGGCCCGGGCCAGCCCCATGACCCCCGCCCGCCTGGGCGGGGGACGAGGGCACCTGTGA
- the aroC gene encoding chorismate synthase: MNTFGREFRITTFGESHGRALGVVIDGVPAGLPISEEDIRRELDRRMFCHIHWLNPRCEPEEFEILSGVKDGHTQGTPIAIVIWNKKAISSYYDELWLKPRPGHADLAYYLKYGKFYDHRGGGRASGRTTAAVVAAGAVAKKLLAQLGVEVAGHIIELGGVEVKGSYTFDDVKKSWEKPLPVVDGEALAAMLELLRRAAAEGDSVGGGVEVWAVGVPPGLGEPHFGKIKAELAMAAFSIPAVVALDWGAGRALAKMKGSEANDPIIVKEGRLALESNKAGGVLGGVTVGEPVYFRVWFKPTPSVRKPQKTVDLAKMEPTILEFKGRYDVSVVPKALVALEAMAAITLADHALRAGLVRRDKPLRDPIAR; encoded by the coding sequence ATGAACACCTTCGGGAGGGAGTTCAGGATTACCACATTCGGCGAGTCCCACGGCAGGGCCTTAGGCGTGGTGATTGACGGAGTCCCCGCCGGCCTCCCCATCTCCGAAGAGGACATAAGGAGGGAGCTTGACAGGAGGATGTTCTGCCACATCCACTGGCTAAACCCCAGGTGCGAGCCCGAGGAGTTTGAAATACTCTCAGGAGTGAAAGACGGCCACACCCAGGGCACCCCCATCGCCATTGTGATCTGGAATAAGAAGGCGATATCTAGCTACTACGACGAGCTCTGGCTGAAGCCCAGGCCGGGGCACGCAGACCTCGCCTACTACCTCAAATACGGGAAGTTCTACGACCACAGAGGCGGGGGGCGGGCGTCGGGGCGCACCACCGCCGCGGTGGTGGCCGCCGGCGCCGTGGCGAAGAAGTTGCTAGCCCAGCTGGGGGTGGAGGTGGCGGGGCACATAATCGAGCTGGGGGGCGTCGAGGTAAAAGGAAGCTACACCTTCGACGACGTTAAGAAGAGCTGGGAGAAGCCCCTCCCGGTGGTAGACGGCGAGGCCCTAGCCGCTATGCTCGAGTTGCTGAGGAGGGCCGCGGCTGAGGGAGACAGCGTTGGGGGCGGCGTGGAGGTTTGGGCAGTCGGCGTGCCGCCGGGGCTCGGGGAGCCCCACTTCGGCAAAATAAAAGCGGAGCTCGCCATGGCCGCCTTCTCCATACCTGCGGTGGTGGCGCTGGACTGGGGCGCCGGCAGAGCGCTGGCCAAGATGAAGGGAAGCGAGGCCAACGACCCCATAATAGTAAAGGAGGGAAGACTCGCGCTAGAGAGTAATAAGGCAGGCGGCGTTCTCGGCGGCGTAACAGTCGGCGAGCCTGTATACTTTAGAGTTTGGTTTAAGCCAACTCCGTCAGTGCGAAAACCTCAGAAGACTGTAGACTTGGCCAAGATGGAGCCGACGATTTTAGAATTTAAGGGGAGATACGACGTCTCGGTGGTGCCAAAGGCCTTAGTAGCTCTTGAAGCAATGGCCGCTATTACACTGGCCGACCACGCGCTTAGGGCAGGCCTCGTGAGGAGAGACAAGCCGCTTAGAGATCCCATTGCGCGGTAA
- a CDS encoding alcohol dehydrogenase catalytic domain-containing protein, whose product MRGYLLKNFKEPPSLVELEKPKPGPGRVLVKVAAAGVCYRDYLALQGFQRVKLPMVPGHEFAGVVEEVGEGVDEFKPGDAVAGMIYEFCGECEFCRTGREYLCRSRKVYGEDLPGAFAEYISADRKSLVKIPPGVSLEAASYAACVLSTVVRGVRKIGVSPGRQILVTGAGGGVGIHAVQIAKAYGARVVAVTSPQKAEYVAKYADHVITGKSFADEVKKLGGADGAVESVGGPTLEQTIRAVNWGGRIALIGNVDPQPTPIALGLLILKEVELLPVLQGGRADLQEALRLLATGAVKPVYTTHSFAELPRLLEETPKASHIGRRVVKIGN is encoded by the coding sequence ATGAGGGGGTATCTACTGAAGAATTTTAAAGAGCCCCCCAGTCTTGTGGAGTTGGAGAAACCCAAACCGGGGCCGGGGAGGGTTTTGGTTAAAGTCGCCGCGGCTGGAGTTTGCTATAGAGACTACCTGGCGCTACAGGGCTTTCAAAGGGTGAAGTTGCCCATGGTCCCCGGTCATGAATTTGCCGGGGTGGTGGAGGAGGTGGGCGAGGGAGTCGACGAGTTTAAGCCGGGCGACGCGGTGGCTGGGATGATATATGAATTCTGCGGCGAGTGTGAATTCTGCAGAACGGGGAGGGAGTACCTCTGTAGAAGCAGAAAGGTATACGGCGAGGACCTGCCGGGGGCCTTTGCCGAGTACATCTCTGCGGATAGGAAATCGCTTGTGAAGATCCCGCCTGGCGTATCTCTCGAGGCGGCTTCCTATGCCGCATGTGTCTTGTCCACCGTGGTTAGGGGCGTGAGGAAGATAGGCGTCTCCCCCGGCCGCCAGATTTTAGTCACGGGGGCGGGAGGCGGCGTGGGGATACACGCGGTGCAGATCGCCAAGGCATACGGCGCGAGGGTTGTGGCTGTTACAAGCCCCCAGAAGGCTGAATACGTGGCTAAATACGCAGACCACGTGATCACTGGGAAATCTTTTGCTGACGAGGTTAAGAAACTAGGGGGCGCGGACGGCGCTGTTGAGTCAGTCGGAGGACCTACGCTGGAGCAGACTATACGCGCCGTGAACTGGGGCGGCAGGATAGCACTGATAGGCAACGTAGATCCCCAGCCGACTCCCATCGCGCTGGGCCTCCTAATCCTAAAGGAGGTGGAGCTCCTCCCCGTACTGCAGGGAGGGAGGGCGGATTTGCAAGAGGCTCTTCGGCTACTGGCGACAGGCGCCGTGAAGCCCGTGTACACAACCCACAGCTTTGCCGAATTGCCTAGGTTGCTGGAGGAGACCCCCAAGGCATCTCACATCGGCAGGAGAGTTGTCAAGATCGGCAACTAG
- a CDS encoding PhoH family protein, producing the protein MFDKIKPMTVGQERAVNVLRDPNNELVGLFGPTGTGKSLISIAYGIWAVEGGRAKRLIIARPIVDVATGEVLTPEKLGEMYYRIAAAYLEDILGPYAERSYIEGLLKEEKVIVTDVSYLRGRTFDDSVIFLDDAQNVRPESAAEILIRLGRGSRMIVAGDPIFQKPTDAEKDGATLLREALLGEEKAEVVDLGVKDIVRPGARRGIKLALELRMRKRHLSETERYIYETARIFAPDADIITAVEFRADKDSLGIKGENVPDAIIIVKEGQLGRVVGRGGERIKTIEGEVGARLRLLEMSLDFKQWIRAIHPVGWISKHITDVDFAGPELQVQVRRSEFGAFIGQRGAYIRLIDRVFRRLFGIGVRAVEAEE; encoded by the coding sequence ATGTTTGACAAGATTAAGCCGATGACGGTGGGGCAGGAGAGGGCTGTGAACGTCTTGAGGGATCCTAACAACGAGCTGGTTGGCCTCTTCGGCCCGACGGGGACTGGGAAGTCGCTTATCAGCATCGCCTACGGCATATGGGCGGTGGAGGGCGGGAGGGCTAAGCGCCTCATCATCGCGAGGCCTATTGTAGATGTGGCGACTGGCGAGGTGCTGACGCCGGAGAAGCTTGGCGAGATGTACTACCGCATCGCCGCGGCCTATCTCGAAGACATACTGGGGCCCTACGCCGAGAGGAGCTACATCGAGGGCTTGCTTAAGGAGGAGAAGGTGATTGTGACCGACGTCTCCTATCTCAGGGGCCGCACTTTCGACGACAGCGTGATTTTTCTAGACGACGCGCAGAACGTGAGGCCTGAGAGCGCGGCTGAGATTTTGATAAGGCTGGGGAGGGGGAGTAGGATGATCGTCGCCGGCGACCCCATTTTCCAAAAGCCCACAGACGCGGAGAAGGACGGCGCAACCCTCCTCCGCGAGGCGCTTCTCGGCGAGGAGAAGGCCGAGGTGGTGGACCTGGGTGTTAAGGACATCGTAAGGCCCGGGGCGAGGCGGGGGATAAAGCTGGCGCTTGAGCTGAGGATGAGGAAGCGCCACCTCTCGGAGACGGAGAGGTATATATACGAAACCGCGAGGATATTCGCCCCGGACGCCGACATAATAACCGCGGTGGAGTTTAGAGCTGACAAGGACTCCCTCGGCATTAAGGGGGAGAACGTTCCCGACGCCATTATTATCGTAAAGGAGGGGCAGCTGGGGAGGGTCGTGGGCCGGGGGGGTGAGCGTATAAAGACGATTGAGGGGGAGGTGGGGGCGAGGCTTAGGCTTCTGGAGATGTCTCTGGACTTTAAACAGTGGATTAGGGCTATACACCCCGTGGGCTGGATATCTAAACATATAACAGATGTGGACTTCGCCGGGCCTGAGCTACAGGTGCAGGTAAGGAGGAGCGAATTCGGCGCATTTATTGGACAGAGGGGCGCCTATATACGTCTAATCGACAGGGTGTTTAGAAGGCTCTTCGGCATAGGCGTAAGGGCCGTCGAGGCGGAAGAATAA
- a CDS encoding NUDIX hydrolase translates to MDRPAVAVAAVAVKNGEVVLVKRKYPPNPGKWSLPGGRVELGERLEEAVLRELREETGLAGRVVRFLQPVEYIEREGPRVNYHFVILVYLVELGGDASPTASDDAEDVAVVPVGKALEMDLTKTTREVLERLLSKF, encoded by the coding sequence ATGGATAGGCCAGCCGTCGCCGTCGCCGCGGTGGCGGTGAAAAACGGCGAGGTTGTCCTAGTCAAGAGGAAGTACCCGCCGAACCCAGGCAAGTGGAGTCTGCCGGGGGGCCGCGTGGAGCTAGGCGAGAGGCTTGAAGAGGCGGTGCTGAGGGAGTTGAGAGAGGAGACGGGCCTGGCGGGGAGGGTCGTCAGATTCCTCCAGCCCGTCGAGTATATAGAGAGGGAGGGCCCCCGGGTGAATTACCACTTTGTAATCCTCGTCTACCTAGTGGAGCTGGGGGGCGACGCCAGTCCCACAGCCAGCGACGACGCGGAGGACGTCGCTGTGGTGCCGGTTGGGAAGGCTCTTGAGATGGACTTGACAAAAACCACCAGGGAGGTTTTGGAGAGGCTACTGTCTAAGTTTTGA
- a CDS encoding 3-phosphoshikimate 1-carboxyvinyltransferase, whose protein sequence is MYCLEAGRLEGRFAMPPSKPMAQRLLLASALAEGETVVRGVEWSDDAVAMLRAIQPISVLRVRGSDVVVSRREPDFFRAFSVGESGFTLRTAVALYAGVPGVTAVYFGGTLRGRPIDDLIAVLRKLTEVVKLPGAVVIRGRRLGRFRVEVRADVSSQYISGLMFLAAAGEGGVITPVGERKSWSFVEATADVLRLFGAKVELGDGVAVDGGLRSPGEVDVPGDFSLASYLAVAAVATGGEVELTGRLTKLDATLVDIFRAMGADVSYDGHVVKARGAFTKGVEVDLGGNPDLVMPVALAAAVVDDVSTIRGVEHLRFKESDRIATVADILERLGVEVQYRDGALHIRGPPRRRGVEFKTHGDHRIGLMALAASRIVGGCVDDIGPVAKSWPSAVLYFAAGEINK, encoded by the coding sequence ATGTACTGTCTTGAGGCTGGGCGTCTAGAGGGGAGGTTCGCGATGCCCCCCTCGAAGCCGATGGCGCAGAGGCTTCTCCTCGCCTCGGCGCTGGCCGAGGGGGAGACCGTCGTGAGGGGCGTCGAGTGGAGCGACGACGCTGTGGCTATGCTCAGGGCCATACAGCCCATCTCAGTCCTTAGGGTGAGGGGGAGCGACGTTGTCGTCTCTCGACGTGAGCCGGACTTCTTCAGAGCCTTCAGCGTGGGCGAGAGCGGCTTCACGCTTAGAACAGCCGTCGCCCTCTACGCCGGCGTGCCCGGCGTAACCGCTGTCTACTTCGGAGGCACCCTCAGGGGGAGGCCGATAGACGACTTAATAGCCGTGTTGAGGAAGCTGACGGAAGTGGTTAAGTTACCAGGTGCCGTGGTTATACGGGGCAGAAGGCTGGGGAGGTTTAGAGTTGAGGTAAGGGCCGACGTCTCTTCTCAATACATATCCGGCTTGATGTTCCTAGCCGCGGCTGGGGAGGGCGGCGTAATTACGCCCGTCGGCGAGAGGAAGTCGTGGAGTTTTGTAGAAGCCACGGCAGATGTGTTGAGGCTTTTCGGCGCCAAGGTCGAGCTCGGCGACGGCGTTGCAGTAGACGGCGGGCTGAGGAGCCCCGGGGAGGTGGACGTGCCGGGGGACTTCAGCCTAGCCTCATACCTGGCTGTGGCGGCGGTGGCCACCGGCGGAGAGGTCGAGCTGACAGGCCGCCTAACTAAGCTCGACGCTACGCTTGTAGATATCTTCAGAGCCATGGGGGCAGACGTCAGTTATGATGGTCACGTGGTCAAGGCTAGGGGAGCATTTACAAAGGGTGTCGAGGTGGATCTAGGCGGAAACCCCGACTTGGTGATGCCGGTGGCGCTAGCCGCCGCCGTCGTAGACGACGTATCGACTATAAGAGGCGTAGAACATCTACGCTTCAAGGAGAGCGATAGGATAGCAACAGTCGCCGACATCTTGGAGAGGCTCGGCGTAGAAGTCCAGTATAGAGACGGGGCTCTGCACATCCGCGGCCCCCCCAGGCGTAGAGGAGTGGAGTTCAAAACACATGGAGATCACCGAATTGGGCTAATGGCGCTGGCCGCGTCTAGAATCGTGGGAGGCTGCGTAGACGATATAGGACCCGTCGCCAAGTCCTGGCCCTCGGCTGTGTTGTACTTCGCCGCGGGGGAAATCAATAAATAG
- a CDS encoding NAD-dependent epimerase/dehydratase family protein → MRIVVTGGAGFIGSHLVDRLVEMGHDVAVVDNLSSGRREFVNKAAELHVRDLKDADWGVGIRGEVVFHFAANPEVRLSTTEPVVHFNENVLATFNVLEWARQTGVKTVVFASSSTVYGDAEVIPTPEEAPYKPISVYGAAKAAGEVMCATYARLYGIKCLAIRYANIVGPRLRHGVIYDFIMKLRKNPNVLEVLGDGTQRKSYLYITDAMDATIQAWQKLEEEKEPYMALNVGNLDAVRVLDIAKIVSEVLGLRPEIKLVPATEDGRGWPGDVKYMTLSISKLMKLTGWRPTMTSAEAVRKTAEDLARELWRTL, encoded by the coding sequence ATGAGAATTGTCGTCACGGGCGGGGCAGGCTTCATCGGGAGCCACCTAGTGGATCGCTTGGTGGAGATGGGGCATGACGTGGCGGTGGTGGATAACTTGTCAAGTGGGAGGAGGGAGTTTGTAAACAAAGCCGCCGAGTTGCATGTAAGAGATTTAAAAGACGCCGACTGGGGCGTCGGCATACGCGGGGAGGTGGTCTTCCACTTCGCGGCTAATCCAGAGGTTAGACTATCCACAACCGAGCCTGTGGTTCACTTCAATGAGAACGTACTCGCCACTTTTAACGTGCTTGAGTGGGCGAGGCAGACGGGGGTGAAGACTGTGGTATTCGCCTCGTCGTCCACTGTGTACGGCGACGCCGAGGTTATACCGACGCCGGAGGAGGCGCCTTATAAGCCGATTTCCGTCTACGGCGCCGCCAAGGCGGCGGGGGAGGTTATGTGCGCCACGTACGCCAGGCTCTACGGAATTAAATGTCTAGCGATTAGATACGCCAACATAGTGGGCCCCAGGCTTAGGCACGGCGTCATATACGACTTCATTATGAAGCTTAGAAAAAACCCCAACGTGCTGGAGGTGCTGGGCGACGGCACCCAGAGAAAGAGCTACCTCTACATAACAGACGCCATGGACGCCACTATCCAAGCTTGGCAGAAACTCGAAGAGGAGAAGGAGCCGTACATGGCGCTCAACGTGGGGAATCTAGACGCCGTTAGAGTTCTCGACATCGCCAAGATAGTGTCTGAGGTCCTCGGCCTAAGGCCCGAGATTAAGCTAGTGCCGGCGACTGAAGACGGGAGGGGGTGGCCAGGCGATGTTAAATACATGACGCTGTCAATATCAAAGCTGATGAAGCTGACGGGCTGGAGGCCGACTATGACCAGCGCGGAGGCCGTGAGGAAAACAGCCGAGGATTTGGCGAGGGAGCTATGGCGGACACTGTAA
- a CDS encoding 3-dehydroquinate synthase, translated as MRRFYYRHSRGVTEVVVGRGVNYSDYVERPVVVIEEGLRNPLPGAPALVLRGGESVKSLDVLTQVYQFLHDAEADRSSTLVAVGGGALLDLATFAAGTYMRGIRLVQVPTTLLAMVDAALGGKGAVDWGPVKNLVGVFHQPAAVLSDLEWISSLPQRIYVSAFAEVVKYGVALDGDFYEWLMRNVDPLLGRSEAELEEAVFRSLRLKAAVVEADEFEERGIRQVLNVGHTVGHALERVLGLLHGEAVSLGIVAELRLWAKLGYLAERYAEEVRALLAAFGLPTEVKADREQVEAAKSLVRYDKKRRGDYIYVPVVVRPGRWFLERLRPGEVAGAVEYVLS; from the coding sequence ATGAGGAGGTTTTACTACCGACACAGCAGGGGGGTCACAGAGGTGGTGGTGGGGAGGGGGGTCAACTATAGCGATTACGTGGAAAGGCCGGTGGTTGTAATTGAGGAGGGGCTTAGAAACCCCCTCCCCGGCGCGCCCGCCCTGGTGCTGAGAGGCGGGGAGTCTGTAAAAAGCCTCGATGTGTTGACTCAGGTATATCAGTTCCTCCACGACGCAGAGGCCGACAGGAGCTCCACCCTCGTGGCAGTGGGCGGGGGGGCCCTGCTCGACCTGGCCACCTTTGCCGCGGGGACGTATATGAGGGGCATACGCCTAGTCCAGGTCCCCACTACGCTACTGGCCATGGTGGACGCCGCGCTGGGTGGCAAAGGCGCGGTGGACTGGGGCCCTGTGAAGAACCTCGTGGGGGTGTTTCACCAACCCGCCGCGGTTCTCAGCGACTTGGAGTGGATCAGCTCACTGCCGCAGAGGATCTACGTCTCTGCCTTTGCCGAGGTCGTCAAGTACGGAGTGGCGCTGGACGGCGACTTCTACGAATGGCTCATGCGCAACGTCGACCCCCTCCTCGGGAGATCTGAAGCCGAGCTTGAGGAGGCGGTTTTCCGCTCCCTTAGGCTGAAGGCGGCTGTGGTGGAGGCTGACGAGTTCGAGGAGAGGGGGATTAGGCAGGTGCTGAACGTCGGCCACACGGTGGGCCACGCATTGGAGCGCGTCCTCGGCTTGCTACACGGCGAGGCCGTGTCGCTTGGCATCGTCGCAGAGCTCCGCCTGTGGGCGAAGCTCGGGTACCTAGCCGAGAGATACGCCGAGGAGGTGAGGGCCCTCCTCGCCGCGTTCGGACTCCCCACGGAGGTTAAGGCCGACAGAGAGCAGGTCGAGGCGGCTAAGAGCCTCGTTAGGTACGACAAGAAGAGGAGGGGGGACTACATATACGTCCCGGTGGTGGTTAGGCCCGGCAGGTGGTTTCTAGAGAGGCTGAGGCCGGGGGAGGTGGCCGGGGCTGTGGAGTATGTACTGTCTTGA
- a CDS encoding pyrroline-5-carboxylate reductase family protein, with protein MTVGVIGAGKLGSQIALRLHGNSVRVLASVKTERSRQRLASLGLEVYTDNRLVVENSDVLMVAVKPANLPELAFYVDKPLISFVAGATLESLRRLTSRPYRAMTNVGLTAIAVAGAYDEEVNKLLSYIAPTFWVDERLIDPLTVLLGSGPAIVAELATALIRAGVNIGIPWDLAREVVLSLMASMPSLDDRFSLEKLAQYVATPGGTTIKALVEMAPVGQLVGRAVEEAYLRISKLRQ; from the coding sequence CTGACGGTTGGGGTTATCGGGGCTGGTAAGTTGGGCTCGCAGATAGCGCTTAGGCTACACGGCAACAGCGTGAGGGTCCTCGCCTCTGTAAAGACGGAGAGGTCTAGACAACGCCTCGCCTCTCTGGGGCTTGAGGTGTATACCGACAACAGACTTGTCGTTGAGAACAGCGACGTGCTTATGGTCGCCGTCAAGCCGGCCAACCTGCCGGAGCTGGCCTTCTACGTGGATAAGCCCCTCATATCTTTCGTCGCGGGCGCCACCCTTGAGTCGCTGAGGAGACTCACGTCGAGGCCCTACAGGGCGATGACAAACGTGGGGCTGACAGCCATAGCCGTAGCTGGCGCCTACGACGAGGAGGTTAATAAACTGCTGTCTTACATCGCCCCCACGTTCTGGGTCGACGAGAGGCTTATAGACCCGTTGACGGTGTTGCTCGGCTCTGGCCCCGCAATTGTTGCAGAGCTCGCGACGGCCCTCATTAGGGCGGGGGTGAACATAGGGATACCCTGGGACTTGGCTAGGGAGGTGGTCCTCTCCCTAATGGCGAGCATGCCCTCCCTCGACGATAGGTTCTCCCTGGAGAAGCTGGCGCAGTACGTGGCAACGCCGGGGGGCACCACTATAAAGGCGCTTGTGGAGATGGCACCCGTGGGGCAACTAGTCGGCAGGGCTGTGGAGGAGGCGTATCTCAGAATTTCAAAACTTAGACAGTAG
- a CDS encoding shikimate dehydrogenase family protein — protein MYFAVIGAHVRGKSASPAMHMASFKALGINAVYIAIDVPRQELGCFAQLARLNFRGFNVTIPHKEGVVKFLDAVSAEARAVGAVNTVLVERNLLVGYNTDAHAVYHLAGGYMKGADVYIIGAGGAARAALFAAVKAEARRIYITNRTAERAASLAEEFRQKFGRTVEAVPWGGGVKADVVVNATPIHDAVLADLGGASLYVDFVYIPTPRTRMVEEARRLGVRVVDGVDLLVEQGAQAEKIWLGVEPDREVMRRAVEEFLGI, from the coding sequence ATGTACTTCGCCGTCATCGGCGCCCACGTCCGAGGGAAGTCTGCGAGCCCAGCCATGCATATGGCGTCGTTCAAAGCGCTGGGCATCAACGCGGTGTACATAGCCATAGACGTGCCGAGGCAGGAGCTGGGCTGCTTCGCCCAGCTGGCCCGCCTAAACTTTAGAGGCTTCAACGTAACGATCCCCCACAAGGAGGGGGTGGTGAAGTTCCTCGACGCGGTGTCTGCCGAGGCCCGGGCCGTCGGCGCCGTCAACACAGTCCTCGTGGAGAGGAACCTCCTGGTGGGCTACAACACAGACGCCCACGCGGTGTACCACCTAGCCGGCGGCTATATGAAAGGCGCCGACGTCTATATAATCGGCGCGGGGGGCGCCGCCAGAGCAGCGCTCTTCGCCGCGGTGAAGGCGGAAGCCAGGAGGATATACATCACAAACCGCACGGCCGAGAGAGCCGCGTCCCTCGCCGAGGAGTTCCGCCAGAAGTTCGGACGGACAGTAGAAGCCGTGCCCTGGGGAGGTGGCGTGAAGGCCGACGTCGTGGTAAACGCCACCCCCATACACGACGCGGTACTCGCCGACCTCGGCGGCGCCTCGCTCTACGTAGACTTCGTCTACATACCGACTCCAAGGACTAGGATGGTGGAGGAGGCCCGGAGGCTCGGGGTGCGGGTGGTGGACGGCGTCGACCTCCTGGTGGAGCAGGGAGCACAAGCCGAGAAGATCTGGCTCGGGGTGGAGCCAGACAGAGAGGTGATGAGGAGGGCGGTGGAGGAGTTCCTGGGGATATGA